A single Pseudoalteromonas phenolica DNA region contains:
- a CDS encoding NAD-glutamate dehydrogenase produces MTQNEGPASVILDNVCKLIQKKVHADNVSLVETFAKALYSNMSKEDLAKRNDSDLYGAALSLWNSLEKNTSDEAVIRVFNPEVSKDGWQSSHTIVEIIANDMPFLVDSVRMAMNRLNIVSHLLLHSPLKIKRDENSQISAISNLKAEQESNSTKTVFFIEIDRQTDSEAIVTLTSELQSVLKDVSLAVADWLPIRDKLVSVTNELPSRNFGCTEAEVKEAAEFLEWLVKDNFTFMGYRQYDLNPVQGDYELKPVTGTSLGLMKNTSDENSRLLSELPEVARKEARSNNLLILTKTNSLSRVHRPAYVDYVGIKRFDDKGNVVGEDRFIGLFSSSFYNNSAADVPILESKINRIMEACDFAKGTHAYKAVLNILETYPRDELVQARESELLEVATGVLQVQERNMCRLFIRKDVYGRFFSCMVYVPRERYNTALRRETQQLLARSFNSTDKVEFTTFFSESTLARTHYIVRVADNNIEYNVKDIENNLIEAARTWEDKLQAALLESNGESRGNELNRKYSNAFPSAYKDQVLPSAAVVDIEKLETLDEENKLEMLFYRPQEEANSNIVRLSLFHKDEPIHLSDVMPMLENFGLRVIGETPYAVKTSDGQVNWIMDFSMLLDSKGISDFNQVSARFRAALTNVWNNRLENDGFNRLVLMGGLKGREASILRAYAKYMRQIGVTFSQSYIENTFEHYPQIASKIVELFIKKFSPAKPAAQKTLDKLVASIHEDLEHVANLDDDRIIRLYVDMINATLRTNFFQKEADGTNKSYVSFKVQPSAIPEMPLPLPAFEIFVYSPRVEGVHLRGGKVARGGLRWSDRREDFRTEVLGLVKAQQVKNTVIVPVGSKGGFVCKQLPTEREAFFKEGQECYKLFIRGLLDITDNIIHGDIVPPVDVVRHDEDDPYLVVAADKGTATFSDIANGIAEEYNFWLGDAFASGGSIGYDHKKMGITAKGAWESVKRHFREMGIDCQTTDFTAVAIGDMAGDVFGNGMLLSKHIRLQAAFNHMHIFIDPNPVAASSYLERERLFALPRSSWEDYDKSLISEGGGIFSRAAKSITLTPEIKKMLGTKKASMTPNELIKALLMMPSDLLWNGGIGTYIKAKSETDADVGDRANDALRINGSELGAKIFGEGGNLGATQLGRIEFAAKGGRINTDFIDNVGGVACSDNEVNIKILLNGLVAEGDLTKKQRDELLYAMTDEVSELVLADCYRQTHTLSITKSKGPATLKEKIRFIHALEKDGKLDRAIEFLPTDEELAERAAAGQDLTRPELSVLVSYSKMVLKESLVTDEVSENPYYRQLLVNSFPVPLRDKFNAAMDNHPLRKEIIATKLANNIVNDMGLNFMVRMHEETGASDSEIALCYSIASAIFEMKGTWNDIANLDNQISADVQTEMLYQLRRTVRRATRWFLRHRNKAMTIEQTIEFFAPTFKDVSANLSEYLVADEAQSIAKNADKLTEQGVPSELATRIVSLSSLFSVMDLAEVADNSSKAIDMVSNTYFKLGAKMGLHWFLDQITAQPVTNHWQALARASYREELDWQQRSLSEVVLNSLETETADVNELVESWMDKQSVLLTRWQHMVQEFKTSQSHDFAKISVALRELMLLSHNCDTSK; encoded by the coding sequence ATGACACAAAATGAAGGTCCAGCATCTGTTATCTTAGATAATGTATGTAAGTTGATCCAAAAGAAAGTTCATGCAGACAATGTGTCACTCGTTGAAACTTTTGCCAAAGCCTTGTACAGCAATATGTCTAAAGAGGATCTGGCAAAACGTAACGACAGTGACCTATACGGTGCAGCACTGAGTCTTTGGAATTCACTTGAAAAAAATACGTCTGATGAAGCCGTAATTAGAGTGTTTAACCCAGAGGTATCAAAAGATGGTTGGCAATCGTCGCATACGATTGTTGAGATCATCGCAAACGATATGCCGTTCTTAGTTGATTCAGTGCGTATGGCAATGAATCGTCTGAACATCGTCTCTCATCTTCTTCTTCACAGTCCGTTGAAAATCAAACGTGACGAAAACAGCCAAATCTCTGCAATTTCAAACTTAAAAGCCGAGCAAGAATCAAATTCTACAAAAACTGTTTTCTTTATCGAAATTGATCGTCAAACTGATTCAGAAGCAATTGTTACACTAACAAGTGAATTACAGTCAGTTCTAAAAGACGTTTCGCTTGCTGTAGCAGACTGGTTGCCAATCAGAGACAAACTTGTTTCTGTGACAAATGAGCTGCCATCTCGTAACTTTGGTTGTACTGAAGCTGAAGTAAAAGAAGCCGCTGAATTTTTAGAATGGCTAGTGAAAGACAACTTCACTTTCATGGGCTATCGACAGTATGACTTGAACCCAGTGCAAGGGGATTACGAGTTAAAACCGGTTACAGGCACTTCTTTAGGTCTTATGAAAAATACGTCTGATGAAAACAGCCGTTTGCTTTCTGAGTTACCAGAAGTCGCCCGTAAAGAAGCACGTAGCAATAACTTATTAATTCTTACAAAAACAAATTCGTTATCGCGTGTACACCGACCAGCTTATGTTGACTATGTTGGTATTAAGCGTTTTGATGATAAAGGCAATGTAGTAGGGGAAGACCGTTTCATTGGTTTATTTTCTTCAAGCTTTTATAACAACAGCGCAGCAGATGTCCCAATTTTAGAGAGCAAAATTAATCGCATCATGGAAGCATGTGACTTTGCAAAAGGCACGCACGCATACAAAGCGGTATTGAACATCCTTGAAACATACCCTCGTGATGAATTAGTTCAGGCTCGTGAATCTGAGCTTTTAGAAGTTGCTACCGGTGTATTACAGGTGCAAGAGCGAAATATGTGTCGTTTATTCATCCGTAAAGATGTATATGGCCGTTTCTTCTCTTGTATGGTGTATGTACCGCGAGAAAGATATAACACCGCGCTTCGTCGCGAAACTCAGCAACTCCTTGCCCGTTCGTTTAATTCAACGGATAAAGTTGAATTTACTACTTTCTTCTCAGAATCTACGTTAGCGCGTACTCATTATATTGTGCGTGTAGCTGACAACAATATTGAATATAACGTGAAAGATATCGAAAATAATTTAATTGAAGCGGCCCGTACTTGGGAAGATAAGCTTCAAGCTGCTCTTTTAGAGAGTAATGGTGAGTCTCGAGGTAATGAGCTTAACCGTAAATATAGCAATGCGTTCCCGTCAGCATATAAAGATCAAGTTTTACCTTCAGCTGCGGTTGTCGATATCGAAAAACTTGAAACGCTAGACGAAGAGAACAAGCTAGAAATGTTGTTCTATCGTCCTCAAGAAGAAGCAAACTCTAACATTGTTCGTTTAAGCTTATTCCATAAAGATGAGCCTATTCACTTGTCTGACGTAATGCCGATGCTTGAAAACTTTGGTTTACGTGTCATTGGTGAAACACCATATGCAGTGAAGACCAGCGATGGTCAAGTAAACTGGATTATGGACTTCTCTATGCTGCTTGATAGCAAGGGAATTTCTGACTTCAACCAAGTTTCAGCGCGTTTCCGTGCGGCACTGACAAATGTTTGGAACAATCGTTTAGAAAATGACGGTTTCAACCGCTTAGTGCTTATGGGTGGCTTAAAAGGCCGTGAAGCGTCAATTCTTCGTGCATACGCTAAGTATATGCGTCAAATCGGTGTGACTTTCTCTCAGTCATACATTGAGAATACTTTTGAGCATTATCCTCAGATTGCAAGCAAGATTGTCGAACTATTTATCAAAAAGTTCTCTCCTGCAAAACCAGCAGCGCAGAAGACCTTAGACAAACTAGTTGCAAGCATTCATGAAGACTTAGAACATGTAGCAAACCTAGATGATGACCGAATCATTCGCTTATATGTTGATATGATCAATGCAACACTTCGTACTAACTTCTTCCAAAAAGAAGCAGATGGTACGAACAAATCATATGTTTCATTCAAAGTTCAGCCAAGTGCTATTCCTGAAATGCCATTACCGCTGCCAGCATTCGAAATCTTCGTATACTCGCCTCGCGTAGAAGGTGTTCACTTACGTGGTGGTAAAGTTGCACGTGGTGGCCTACGTTGGTCTGACCGTCGTGAAGATTTCCGTACTGAAGTACTGGGCCTAGTAAAAGCACAACAAGTTAAGAACACTGTTATCGTGCCTGTTGGTTCAAAAGGTGGCTTCGTTTGTAAGCAGCTTCCAACAGAAAGAGAAGCTTTCTTCAAAGAAGGTCAAGAGTGTTACAAACTATTTATCCGTGGTCTATTAGACATCACTGATAACATCATTCATGGTGACATTGTCCCTCCTGTTGATGTTGTTCGTCACGATGAAGACGACCCTTACTTAGTTGTAGCTGCTGACAAAGGTACAGCGACGTTCTCAGATATCGCAAATGGTATTGCTGAAGAATACAACTTCTGGTTAGGTGATGCGTTTGCTTCAGGTGGTTCTATTGGTTATGACCACAAGAAGATGGGTATCACAGCGAAAGGTGCTTGGGAATCAGTTAAACGCCACTTCAGAGAAATGGGTATCGATTGTCAAACAACTGATTTCACAGCGGTTGCTATTGGTGATATGGCCGGTGACGTATTCGGTAATGGTATGCTTCTATCTAAGCATATTCGTTTACAAGCTGCATTTAACCACATGCACATTTTCATCGACCCTAACCCTGTTGCGGCAAGCTCTTACCTAGAACGCGAGAGATTATTTGCACTACCTCGCTCAAGCTGGGAAGACTACGACAAGTCATTAATTTCAGAAGGTGGTGGCATTTTCTCTCGTGCTGCTAAGTCAATCACATTGACACCAGAAATTAAAAAGATGCTAGGCACTAAGAAAGCCAGCATGACACCAAACGAATTGATCAAAGCATTATTAATGATGCCTTCAGATCTTTTATGGAATGGTGGTATCGGTACTTACATTAAAGCTAAATCTGAAACAGATGCTGATGTAGGCGACCGCGCGAATGATGCACTGCGTATCAATGGTTCTGAACTTGGTGCAAAAATCTTCGGTGAAGGTGGTAACTTAGGTGCGACGCAACTAGGCCGTATCGAGTTTGCTGCTAAAGGTGGTCGTATTAATACTGACTTTATTGATAACGTAGGTGGCGTTGCGTGTTCAGATAATGAAGTAAATATCAAAATCTTGCTTAACGGTTTAGTGGCTGAAGGTGACTTAACTAAGAAGCAACGTGATGAGTTACTTTATGCAATGACGGATGAAGTATCTGAGCTAGTATTGGCTGATTGTTACCGTCAAACTCATACGCTGTCTATTACAAAGTCTAAGGGGCCTGCGACGCTTAAAGAGAAGATCCGCTTCATCCATGCTCTAGAGAAAGATGGGAAGTTAGACAGAGCTATCGAGTTCTTACCAACAGATGAAGAACTCGCAGAACGTGCTGCTGCTGGTCAAGATTTAACACGCCCAGAGCTGTCTGTTCTTGTTTCTTACTCTAAGATGGTATTAAAAGAGTCTTTAGTTACAGATGAAGTTTCTGAAAATCCTTATTACCGTCAGTTATTGGTGAATTCTTTCCCTGTTCCACTTCGTGACAAATTCAATGCAGCAATGGATAACCACCCACTGCGCAAAGAAATCATCGCGACTAAACTTGCGAACAATATTGTTAACGACATGGGTCTTAACTTTATGGTTCGTATGCATGAAGAAACAGGTGCTTCAGACAGCGAGATTGCACTTTGTTACTCAATCGCAAGTGCGATTTTTGAAATGAAGGGTACTTGGAACGACATTGCAAACCTTGATAACCAAATCTCAGCTGATGTTCAAACTGAAATGCTGTATCAACTTCGTCGTACGGTTCGTCGAGCAACACGTTGGTTCTTACGTCACCGTAACAAGGCAATGACAATTGAACAAACTATCGAGTTCTTTGCTCCTACATTCAAAGATGTTAGTGCAAACCTAAGCGAATACTTAGTTGCTGATGAAGCGCAATCAATTGCTAAAAATGCAGATAAATTGACTGAGCAGGGGGTACCTTCAGAGCTTGCTACACGAATTGTGTCATTATCAAGTTTATTCTCGGTAATGGATTTAGCTGAAGTTGCAGATAACTCGTCAAAAGCGATTGATATGGTATCTAATACTTATTTCAAGCTTGGCGCGAAAATGGGTCTTCACTGGTTCTTAGATCAAATCACTGCTCAGCCAGTGACAAATCACTGGCAAGCTCTTGCTCGTGCTTCATACCGCGAAGAGCTAGATTGGCAGCAGCGTTCGTTGTCTGAGGTTGTTTTAAACAGCTTAGAAACTGAAACTGCGGATGTGAATGAACTTGTTGAATCTTGGATGGACAAGCAATCTGTGTTACTGACGCGTTGGCAGCATATGGTTCAAGAGTTCAAAACGTCTCAAAGCCATGACTTTGCGAAAATTTCAGTCGCACTGCGTGAATTAATGTTACTAAGCCACAACTGTGACACTTCCAAATAA
- a CDS encoding efflux RND transporter permease subunit, with protein sequence MQAILNKLEYVVFRHRLFMVLAFIFATIFLGYKATHIQLDAAFTKNIPLQHDYMKVYLKHEKQFGGANSILISVCDANGDIFNEPFFSTLKSVHDQLYFIPGVNRPLVNSIFSPSARFVEVVEDGFAGGPIIPANFAPTENGLAVVKQNIEKANVVGRMIASDYSCAMVTAQLLETDPQTQEKLDTLAFAKKLEDEIRKPLESDNVTIHIIGFAKMAGDIADGAKGVVLFFVIAILFTFIMVWLFCKSFKLTLLPILCSLIAVIWQMGLLSSLGFGLDPMSILVPFLVFAIGVSHGVQMINAIGKKVSEGVSSKVAAQASFKALLIPGGIALLSDTVGFLTLLAIDIGIIRELAITASLGVAVIIFTNLLLLPVLASYFNSSKIHRVDDGDTASHKLFTAMRESLVAATDPKKAKIIIFISVVLFAFGYWQSNNMKIGDLHAGAPALHESARYNQDTFLINDRYTISSDILKVLVEAYPAACTEFDTMERVSRFQWRIENLEGVQSAVSLSSVAQSVNAGYNEGNLKWQTLPRNSASLVQATSRVETSTGLLNGDCSVMPIVIFMEDHKAETIDYVVAKIKEFAAIENTDKVQFKLASGPIGVMAATNESVAEAQIPMMIYVYGAVIILCLLSFRSVKATIAVVLPLYIVSTLAQALMVKLEIGLTVSTLPVIALGVGIGVDYGIYILSSMMSQLKQNVPLSIAYRNALAERGSAVLFTGITLAIGVSTWIFSALKFQVDMGILLTFMFLVNMLGAVLLLPAIGTLLWPDQKKKCE encoded by the coding sequence ATGCAAGCTATATTGAATAAACTCGAATATGTCGTATTCCGTCACAGACTATTTATGGTTTTGGCGTTTATATTCGCCACTATTTTTCTTGGTTACAAAGCAACACATATTCAACTAGACGCAGCCTTTACTAAGAATATTCCTCTGCAACATGATTACATGAAAGTGTATCTTAAGCATGAAAAGCAGTTTGGGGGGGCCAACAGTATTTTAATTTCGGTGTGTGATGCCAATGGCGATATTTTTAATGAACCATTTTTCTCAACACTAAAATCAGTTCATGACCAGCTTTATTTTATCCCTGGTGTTAATAGACCGCTGGTAAATTCTATTTTTTCTCCGAGTGCACGCTTTGTGGAAGTCGTAGAAGATGGTTTCGCCGGTGGGCCTATTATTCCTGCTAATTTTGCACCAACAGAAAATGGTTTAGCAGTCGTAAAGCAAAACATTGAAAAAGCCAATGTAGTAGGGCGTATGATTGCCAGTGACTACAGTTGTGCCATGGTAACAGCGCAATTACTAGAGACTGATCCGCAAACGCAGGAGAAGTTAGATACGTTGGCGTTTGCTAAAAAGCTAGAGGATGAAATTCGTAAGCCATTAGAGAGTGATAATGTGACTATTCATATTATTGGCTTCGCTAAAATGGCTGGTGACATTGCAGATGGTGCTAAAGGTGTTGTGCTATTCTTTGTTATAGCTATCTTGTTCACCTTTATCATGGTGTGGCTATTTTGTAAGAGCTTTAAGCTAACTCTTTTACCTATTTTATGTTCATTAATTGCTGTTATCTGGCAAATGGGCTTACTGTCTTCTCTAGGCTTTGGCTTAGATCCTATGTCTATTCTTGTGCCATTCTTAGTATTTGCAATTGGTGTGAGTCATGGCGTGCAAATGATCAATGCCATTGGTAAGAAAGTATCTGAAGGTGTTTCGAGTAAAGTTGCTGCTCAAGCTAGTTTTAAAGCACTACTTATTCCGGGTGGTATCGCGTTGTTATCAGATACGGTTGGCTTCTTAACCTTATTAGCAATTGATATCGGAATTATTCGTGAGCTTGCTATCACGGCAAGTTTAGGTGTCGCTGTTATTATCTTTACTAATTTACTATTGTTGCCTGTATTAGCTTCTTATTTTAACTCTTCAAAGATCCATCGAGTTGATGATGGTGACACAGCCTCGCATAAATTATTCACCGCTATGCGTGAAAGTTTAGTTGCAGCGACTGACCCTAAAAAAGCAAAAATAATCATCTTTATTTCAGTTGTATTATTTGCCTTTGGTTATTGGCAATCAAACAATATGAAGATTGGTGATTTACACGCAGGTGCACCTGCTTTGCATGAAAGTGCACGATACAACCAAGATACGTTCTTAATTAATGACAGGTATACGATTTCGTCAGATATCTTAAAGGTACTAGTAGAAGCGTATCCGGCTGCCTGTACTGAATTTGATACTATGGAACGAGTTAGTCGTTTCCAATGGAGAATCGAGAACTTAGAAGGTGTGCAATCGGCAGTGTCTTTAAGTTCTGTAGCGCAATCAGTAAATGCTGGCTACAACGAAGGAAACCTGAAATGGCAAACGCTTCCTCGCAATAGTGCCTCGCTGGTTCAAGCAACTTCTCGTGTAGAAACAAGTACGGGTCTACTGAATGGTGATTGTTCTGTGATGCCTATAGTTATTTTCATGGAAGACCATAAAGCTGAAACCATTGATTATGTGGTTGCAAAAATCAAAGAGTTTGCAGCAATTGAAAATACTGACAAAGTGCAATTTAAGTTAGCCTCGGGACCAATTGGTGTTATGGCCGCAACCAATGAATCTGTTGCCGAAGCACAAATTCCAATGATGATTTATGTATATGGTGCAGTAATTATTCTTTGTTTATTGAGCTTTAGAAGTGTTAAAGCGACCATCGCTGTTGTTTTACCTTTATACATAGTATCAACTTTGGCTCAAGCGCTGATGGTAAAACTTGAAATTGGTTTAACTGTATCTACATTACCTGTTATTGCACTTGGTGTGGGTATTGGTGTCGATTATGGTATTTATATCCTCTCGTCGATGATGTCACAGCTTAAGCAAAACGTGCCATTATCTATTGCGTACCGTAATGCACTTGCCGAACGTGGTAGTGCGGTGCTATTTACAGGTATTACATTGGCAATAGGCGTAAGTACGTGGATATTCTCAGCGCTTAAATTCCAAGTTGATATGGGTATTCTTTTAACCTTTATGTTTTTAGTCAACATGCTGGGGGCAGTACTGTTATTGCCTGCTATAGGTACGCTTCTCTGGCCTGACCAGAAAAAAAAATGTGAATAA
- the pyrD gene encoding quinone-dependent dihydroorotate dehydrogenase has protein sequence MFYELARRYMFGRDAEWAHDFALGNLRRFANTPLSMAWSQSVADKPVNFLGIDFKNPVGLAAGLDKNAECIDAFGQMGFGFIEVGTVTPRPQAGNDKPRIFRLPEAHAVINRMGFNNKGVDNLVNNVKASKYTGVLGINIGKNKDTPNEKGKDDYIHCMRKVFEHASYITVNISSPNTPGLRDLQYGDALDDLLQSLKNEQVDLIAKHDKSVPMLVKIAPDVDAVQVQQIAESLMKNRIDGVIATNTTLEREAVKGLQYADEMGGLSGRPVREKSTFVVNELKRITEGNLPIIGVGGIDSADSAKEKLNAGADLVQVYTGFIYEGPQLVKRIVDAL, from the coding sequence ATGTTTTATGAACTAGCGCGTCGCTATATGTTCGGTCGAGATGCTGAGTGGGCCCATGATTTTGCATTGGGTAACCTTCGTCGTTTTGCCAATACACCGCTCAGTATGGCTTGGTCGCAATCTGTTGCAGATAAACCTGTAAACTTTCTTGGTATAGATTTCAAAAACCCAGTTGGTCTCGCTGCTGGATTGGACAAAAATGCTGAATGTATTGATGCTTTTGGTCAAATGGGTTTTGGCTTTATTGAAGTAGGAACGGTTACACCCCGACCTCAAGCGGGTAATGATAAACCACGAATTTTCAGACTACCTGAAGCACATGCTGTTATTAACCGCATGGGTTTCAATAACAAAGGTGTTGATAATCTAGTTAACAATGTAAAAGCTTCAAAATACACAGGTGTTTTGGGTATCAATATTGGCAAAAACAAAGACACGCCAAACGAAAAGGGTAAAGATGATTACATTCACTGCATGCGAAAAGTTTTTGAACATGCTTCTTACATCACTGTGAATATTTCATCACCTAACACTCCAGGGCTTCGTGACCTACAGTATGGTGATGCACTAGATGATTTACTACAAAGCCTTAAAAATGAACAAGTTGATTTAATCGCTAAGCACGACAAATCAGTACCTATGCTTGTAAAAATTGCGCCTGATGTTGACGCGGTCCAAGTTCAGCAAATCGCTGAATCACTTATGAAGAATCGGATTGACGGTGTGATTGCAACGAATACGACGCTTGAGCGTGAAGCAGTCAAAGGTTTACAGTATGCAGATGAAATGGGTGGCTTATCAGGTCGCCCAGTTCGAGAGAAATCTACCTTTGTTGTTAACGAATTGAAAAGGATCACTGAAGGAAATCTTCCGATCATTGGTGTTGGTGGGATCGATTCGGCTGATTCTGCTAAAGAAAAACTTAATGCAGGTGCAGATTTAGTCCAGGTATATACAGGGTTTATCTATGAAGGGCCGCAATTAGTTAAGCGAATTGTTGACGCTTTATAA
- a CDS encoding cell division protein ZapC domain-containing protein: MVQASKEWQWLRCNERNRLLIDLGDELQLCTPFKLYQLTGDSLSNPKFCIDDAEYYQNVYFYLQNFKVWTDAQCCQVALNATAAKFHLKPMLAKSWFFTEYTGNADRTEAIVALNSSQQTGEFFIVECDAESSLCISLNSEFKLDEHLTLDPFQAIRVLNNRIHPLMLADKITKTA, translated from the coding sequence ATAGTGCAAGCTTCTAAAGAATGGCAGTGGTTACGTTGTAATGAACGCAATCGACTTCTTATTGACTTAGGTGATGAGCTTCAACTATGCACGCCTTTTAAATTATACCAACTTACTGGCGACTCCTTATCTAATCCAAAGTTTTGTATCGACGATGCAGAATATTATCAAAACGTTTATTTTTACCTTCAGAATTTCAAAGTGTGGACTGACGCTCAATGTTGTCAGGTCGCTTTAAATGCAACTGCAGCGAAATTTCATTTAAAACCTATGCTTGCAAAAAGTTGGTTTTTTACTGAATACACCGGCAATGCTGACAGGACTGAAGCAATCGTAGCGCTAAATTCATCTCAACAAACTGGTGAGTTTTTTATTGTTGAATGTGATGCTGAGAGCTCATTGTGCATTAGTTTAAATTCTGAGTTTAAATTAGATGAGCATCTTACTTTAGACCCGTTTCAAGCAATACGAGTTTTGAATAATCGTATTCATCCTCTGATGTTAGCTGACAAAATTACCAAAACAGCTTAA
- a CDS encoding WD40/YVTN/BNR-like repeat-containing protein — translation MTSLSHSKTMSLRKVHFVAKVSVNLLTEIKKWLSPSHFIQHSRQIPLSSTTDVRVFSMKFNQYAFCLMATFSSYEVLSAPSASLQVAKPNSTLFTDIDSTDDQVVAVGKFGTIVTSTDGQNWRQAEVPVQSLLTAVTIKSDKAAWACGHDATIVHSSDNGKTWQLQQYLPEQGKPCLDIEFIDENTGFAIGAYGMFYKTTNGGKTWQSQFISDFVHPDDKEYLEELKQDDPEAYQDEIKFILPHFNRLLIKDRAFYLVGEMGLVAKSEDKGLTWKKFDEFYPGSFFSVNETAEGQILVAGLRGNAFIKSQSDIDFTEIDIAQTATINTILPLEDSTLLFANSGLIHNFDGQKVSSEQLPSGQAILSATIFKNKVILATEKGLITWGDSK, via the coding sequence ATGACTTCACTCAGTCATTCAAAGACAATGAGTTTACGCAAAGTGCACTTCGTCGCGAAGGTAAGCGTTAATCTTCTTACAGAAATAAAAAAGTGGCTGTCACCCAGCCACTTTATTCAACATTCAAGACAAATTCCTTTGTCTTCGACAACAGATGTTCGAGTATTCAGCATGAAATTTAATCAGTACGCGTTTTGCTTGATGGCGACTTTTTCTTCCTATGAAGTATTATCAGCTCCGTCAGCTTCTTTACAAGTTGCAAAACCAAATTCAACACTATTTACAGACATAGATAGCACAGATGACCAAGTCGTTGCTGTTGGAAAGTTTGGCACTATTGTAACTTCAACAGATGGCCAAAATTGGCGACAAGCTGAAGTACCTGTTCAATCTCTTTTAACAGCTGTTACGATAAAGTCTGACAAAGCCGCATGGGCATGTGGCCATGATGCAACCATAGTGCATAGTTCAGATAATGGTAAAACTTGGCAATTACAGCAGTATTTACCTGAACAAGGGAAGCCATGCTTAGATATTGAATTTATAGATGAAAATACAGGTTTTGCTATTGGTGCCTATGGCATGTTTTATAAGACCACTAATGGCGGTAAAACTTGGCAATCACAATTCATTAGTGATTTTGTGCACCCTGATGACAAAGAATATCTTGAAGAACTAAAGCAGGATGATCCTGAAGCCTATCAAGACGAAATTAAATTTATTTTACCTCACTTCAATCGTTTATTGATTAAAGATCGGGCATTTTACCTTGTTGGTGAAATGGGTTTAGTAGCAAAAAGTGAAGATAAAGGTCTTACTTGGAAAAAATTTGATGAGTTTTACCCAGGTTCTTTTTTTAGTGTAAACGAAACAGCAGAAGGGCAAATTCTGGTTGCAGGACTAAGAGGAAATGCCTTCATTAAGTCACAAAGTGATATTGATTTCACTGAAATCGACATTGCGCAAACGGCAACTATCAATACGATTTTGCCACTTGAGGACTCAACTTTACTGTTTGCAAACTCAGGTTTGATACACAATTTTGATGGTCAGAAGGTTTCCAGTGAGCAACTGCCTTCAGGTCAAGCAATATTATCAGCGACCATTTTTAAAAATAAAGTAATTTTGGCAACGGAAAAAGGGCTAATTACTTGGGGAGATAGCAAGTAA